Proteins encoded by one window of Arabidopsis thaliana chromosome 2, partial sequence:
- a CDS encoding helicase with zinc finger protein: MKNGQELQSSTQVSHESQGEQKVNLSVEAPIQDSGSVSASSNDGRKVSRQDIELVQNLIERCLQLYMSRDEVVKTLLTRARIDPGFTTLVWQKLEEENAEFFRAYYIRLKLKKQIVVFNHLLEHQYHLTKYNVHSKVPLVPMQNGIHPMASVNNMPMGYPVLQHPQMHAQGHPHLDPMSCGMSSCHVVNGVPAPANFQPMRINSGNDMVIDTTMAEPTPMIPPNSGMSDMPVSPASVASSGHFPFAASDMSGMGMDTSALDSAFTSDVGTSVGLQLGSDGGAGNSRDPLRPFDQIPWNFSLSDLTADLSNLGDLGALGNYPGSPFLPSDSEILLDSPEQEDIDEFFVDSIPGPPCSQSEEDKS, translated from the exons ATGAAGAACGGACAG GAGTTGCAGTCTTCTACCCAAGTTTCACATGAGTCCCAAGGTGAACAGAAAGTTAATTTATCAGTAGAAGCTCCAATACAAGATTCTGGTTCTGTATCTGCCTCAAGTAATGACGGTAGGAAAGTGTCAAGACAAGATATTGAACTT GTCCAAAATTTGATAGAAAGATGTCTCCAGTTGTACATGAGCAGAGATGAGGTCGTAAAGACACTCTTGACCCGTGCAAGGATTGACCCTGGTTTTACAACATTAG taTGGCAAAAactggaagaagaaaacgcaGAGTTTTTCAGGGCATATTACATCAGACTGAAACTGAAGAAGCAAATAGTTGTATTCAATCATTTGCTTGAGCATCAGTATCACCTCACGAAGTATAATGTACATTCAAAAGTTCCTCTGGTCCCAATGCAGAACGGTATTCATCCTATGGCATCTG TGAACAACATGCCCATGGGATACCCAGTACTACAACATCCTCAGATGCATGCTCAAGGTCATCCCCATCTTGATCCTATGAGCTGTGGAATGTCAAGCTGCCATGTGGTTAATGGAGTCCCTGCACCTGCTAATTTCCAACCAATGAGGATCAACTCAGGGAATGA TATGGTAATAGATACAACCATGGCTGAACCAACTCCAATGATTCCACCAAATAGTGGTATGTCGGATATGCCAGTAAGTCCAGCTTCTGTGGCGTCAAGCGGACACTTTCCATTTGCTGCTTCAGACATGTCAGGGATGGGAATGGACACGTCAGCTCTTGACTCTGCTTTCACATCTGATGTCGGAACTTCAGTAGGGTTACAACTTGGATCAGATGGAGGAGCTGGAAATTCTAGAGACCCTCTCAGGCCATTTGATCAGATACCTTGGAACTTTAGTCTCTCTGACCTCACTGCAGATTTGTCAAATCTTGGAG ATTTAGGGGCTTTAGGAAACTATCCCGGTTCTCCTTTTCTGCCATCTGATTCAGAGATTTTACTTGACTCTCCCGAACAAGAGGACATAG ATGAATTCTTTGTGGATTCGATTCCAGGACCTCCATGTTCTCAGTCAGAAGAAGACAAGTCTTAA
- the CNGC3 gene encoding cyclic nucleotide gated channel 3 (cyclic nucleotide gated channel 3 (CNGC3); FUNCTIONS IN: ion channel activity, cyclic nucleotide binding, calmodulin binding; INVOLVED IN: ion transport, transmembrane transport; LOCATED IN: membrane; CONTAINS InterPro DOMAIN/s: Cyclic nucleotide-binding (InterPro:IPR000595), Ion transport (InterPro:IPR005821), Cyclic nucleotide-binding-like (InterPro:IPR018490), RmlC-like jelly roll fold (InterPro:IPR014710); BEST Arabidopsis thaliana protein match is: cyclic nucleotide gated channel 10 (TAIR:AT1G01340.2); Has 3204 Blast hits to 3078 proteins in 223 species: Archae - 0; Bacteria - 24; Metazoa - 1501; Fungi - 4; Plants - 972; Viruses - 0; Other Eukaryotes - 703 (source: NCBI BLink).), whose translation MMNPQRNKFVRFNGNDDEFSTKTTRPSVSSVMKTVRRSFEKGSEKIRTFKRPLSVHSNKNKENNKKKKILRVMNPNDSYLQSWNKIFLLLSVVALAFDPLFFYIPYVKPERFCLNLDKKLQTIACVFRTFIDAFYVVHMLFQFHTGFITPSSSGFGRGELNEKHKDIALRYLGSYFLIDLLSILPIPQVVVLAIVPRMRRPASLVAKELLKWVIFCQYVPRIARIYPLFKEVTRTSGLVTETAWAGAALNLFLYMLASHVFGSFWYLISIERKDRCWREACAKIQNCTHAYLYCSPTGEDNRLFLNGSCPLIDPEEITNSTVFNFGIFADALQSGVVESRDFPKKFFYCFWWGLRNLSALGQNLKTSAFEGEIIFAIVICISGLVLFALLIGNMQKYLQSTTVRVEEMRVKRRDAEQWMSHRMLPDDLRKRIRKYEQYKWQETKGVEEEALLSSLPKDLRKDIKRHLCLKLLKKVPWFQAMDDRLLDALCARLKTVLYTEKSYIVREGEPVEDMLFIMRGNLISTTTYGGRTGFFNSVDLVAGDFCGDLLTWALDPLSSQFPISSRTVQALTEVEGFLLSADDLKFVATQYRRLHSKQLRHMFRFYSVQWQTWAACFIQAAWKRHCRRKLSKALREEEGKLHNTLQNDDSGGNKLNLGAAIYASRFASHALRNLRANAAARNSRFPHMLTLLPQKPADPEFPMDET comes from the exons ATGATGAATccccaaagaaacaaattcgTAAG GTTTAATGgaaatgatgatgagtttTCGACCAAAACTACTAGACCATCAGTATCTTCAGTTATGAAAACCGTTAGACGAAGCTTCGAAAAGGGGTCAGAGAAAATCAGAACCTTTAAGCGGCCCTTAAGCGTTCATTCAAataagaataaagaaaataataagaagaagaagatactaAGAGTGATGAATCCGAACGATTCATATCTTCAAAGCTGGAACAAgattttcttgcttctctctGTTGTGGCTTTAGCCTttgatcctctgtttttctatATCCCCTATGTGAAGCCCGAGCGATTTTGTCTTAATCTAGACAAGAAACTCCAGACAATCGCTTGCGTTTTCCGCACTTTCATCGACGCTTTCTATGTGGTTCACATGCTGTTTCAGTTTCATACCGGTTTCATCACTCCTTCTTCTAGTGGTTTCGGCAGAGGAGAGCTTAATGAGAAACATAAAGATATCGCTTTAAGATACCTCGGCTCATACTTTCTAATCGATCTTCTTTCGATTCTCCCTATTCCTCAG GTAGTTGTTCTAGCTATTGTTCCAAGGATGAGACGACCCGCGTCGCTAGTAGCAAAAGAGCTACTGAAATGGGTAATCTTTTGCCAATATGTTCCGAGGATAGCGAGAATCTATCCGCTTTTCAAGGAAGTAACAAGAACTTCTGGTTTGGTAACTGAAACTGCTTGGGCTGGTGCTGCTTTAAACCTATTCCTCTACATGTTAGCTAGCCAT GTTTTTGGGTCTTTTTGGTACTTGATTTCGATAGAAAGGAAAGATAGATGTTGGCGTGAGGCGTGTGCTAAGATACAGAATTGCACTCATGCATACTTATACTGTTCACCAACAGGGGAAGACAATAGGTTATTTTTAAACGGTTCTTGTCCGTTGATCGATCCCGAAGAAATCACAAACTCGACGGTTTTCAACTTTGGTATATTCGCTGATGCATTGCAGTCTGGAGTTGTGGAGTCTAGAGATTTCCCTAAGAAGTTTTTCTACTGTTTCTGGTGGGGTCTCCGCAATCTTAG TGCTTTGGGCCAAAACTTGAAGACGAGTGCCTTTGAAGGAGAGATCATTTTTGCAATAGTCATTTGTATTTCTGGACTAGTCTTGTTTGCTCTCCTCATTGGAAATATGCAG AAATATTTGCAATCAACTACTGTAAGAGTTGAGGAAATGAGAGTGAAAAGGAGAGATGCAGAGCAATGGATGTCTCATCGGATGTTGCCAGACGATCTGAGAAAACGTATCCGTAAATACGAACAGTATAAATGGCAAGAAACCAAAGGAGTTGAGGAAGAAGCTCTTCTCTCTAGTCTTCCAAAAGATCTCAGAAAGGACATTAAACGCCATCTTTGTCTCAAGTTGCTCAAAAAG gtgCCTTGGTTCCAAGCTATGGATGATCGGTTACTAGATGCTCTATGTGCTCGTCTCAAAACGGTTCTTTATACAGAGAAGAGTTACATTGTGCGTGAAGGTGAACCAGTGGAGGATATGTTGTTTATAATGAGAGGAAATTTAATCAGCACCACTACTTATGGTGGCAGAACTGGTTTCTTCAATTCTGTTGACTTAGTTGCTGGTGATTTCTGTGGAGATCTTCTCACTTGGGCATTAGATCCTCTCAGTTCCCAATTCCCTATCTCTAGTAGAACCGTTCAAGCTTTGACAGAAGTCGAAGGCTTTCTTCTCTCAGCTGATGATCTCAAGTTTGTCGCTACTCAGTATCGTCGCCTCCATAGCAAGCAACTCCGACACATGTTCAG GTTTTATTCAGTGCAATGGCAGACATGGGCAGCATGTTTTATACAAGCAGCATGGAAGAGACATTGTAGAAGGAAGCTCTCAAAGGCTTTacgtgaagaagaaggcaaaCTACATAACACTCTTCAGAACGATGATTCAGGAGGCAATAAACTTAACTTAGGTGCTGCGATTTATGCGTCGAGGTTTGCTTCTCATGCTCTGAGGAATCTAAGAGCAAATGCAGCAGCCCGAAATTCTAGATTCCCGCACATGTTAACTTTGTTGCCTCAGAAACCAGCCGATCCTGAGTTTCCTATGGATGAAACCTAG
- the CNGC11 gene encoding cyclic nucleotide-gated channels has translation MYPLYKEVTRAFGTVAESKRVGAALNFFLYMLHSYVCGAFWYLSSIERKSTCWRAACARTSDCNLTVTDLLCKRAGSDNIRFLNTSCPLIDPAQITNSTDFDFGMYIDALKSGVLEVKPKDFPRKFVYCFWWGLRNISALGQNLETSNSAGEIFFAIIICVSGLLLFAVLIGNVQKYLQSSTTRVDEMEEKKRDTEKWMSYREIPEYLKERIRRFEDYKWRRTKGTEEEALLRSLPKDLRLETKRYLFLKLLKKVPLLQAMDDQLLDALCARLKTVHYTEKSYIVREGEPVEDMLFIMRGNLISTTTYGGRTGFFNSVDLIAGDSCGDLLTWALYSLSSQFPISSRTVQALTEVEGFVISADDLKFVATQYRRLHSKQLQHMFRFYSLQWQTWAACFIQAAWKRHCRRKLSKALREEEGKLHNTLQNDDSGGNKLNLGAAIYA, from the exons ATGTATCCGCTTTATAAAGAAGTGACAAGAGCCTTTGGTACGGTAGCAGAATCAAAGCGGGTCGGAGCTGCTTTAAACTTCTTCCTTTACATGCTGCACAGTTAT GTGTGTGGGGCTTTTTGGTATTTGAGTTCAATAGAAAGGAAAAGCACATGTTGGCGTGCCGCGTGTGCTAGGACATCCGACTGCAATCTCACGGTCACGGATCTGCTTTGTAAACGAGCTGGTAGTGACAACATTCGTTTTCTCAACACCTCATGCCCATTAATCGACCCTGCCCAAATCACAAACTCCACAGACTTCGACTTTGGTATGTATATTGATGCGTTGAAGTCAGGGGTCCTAGAGGTGAAACCAAAGGATTTTCCCAGGAAATTCGTCTATTGCTTTTGGTGGGGTCTCCGTAATATTAG TGCTTTGGGCCAAAACCTGGAGACAAGCAACTCTGCAGGGGAGATTTTCTTTGCTATCATCATATGTGTCTCTGGTTTACTCTTGTTTGCTGTGCTCATTGGAAACGTTCAG AAGTACTTGCAATCATCTACGACTAGAGTAGATgaaatggaagagaaaaagagagacacAGAAAAATGGATGTCCTATCGGGAGATACCAGAGTATTTGAAGGAACGCATTAGGAGATTTGAAGATTACAAATGGAGAAGAACCAAAGGCACCGAAGAGGAAGCTCTTCTTCGTAGTCTTCCAAAAGACCTCAGACTCGAAACCAAACGCTATCTTTTTCTCAAGTTGCTCAAAAAG gtgCCTTTGCTCCAAGCTATGGATGATCAGTTACTAGATGCTCTATGTGCTCGTCTCAAAACGGTTCATTATACAGAGAAGAGTTACATTGTGCGTGAAGGTGAACCAGTGGAGGATATGTTGTTTATAATGAGAGGAAATTTAATCAGCACCACTACTTATGGTGGCAGAACTGGTTTCTTCAATTCTGTTGACTTAATTGCTGGTGATTCCTGTGGAGATCTTCTCACTTGGGCATTATATTCTCTTAGTTCCCAGTTCCCTATCTCTAGTAGAACCGTTCAAGCGTTGACAGAAGTCGAAGGCTTTGTTATCTCAGCTGATGATCTCAAGTTTGTCGCTACTCAGTATCGTCGCCTCCATAGCAAGCAACTCCAACACATGTTCAG GTTTTATTCATTGCAATGGCAGACATGGGCAGCATGTTTTATACAAGCAGCATGGAAGAGACATTGTAGAAGGAAGCTCTCAAAGGCTTTacgtgaagaagaaggcaaaCTACATAACACTCTTCAGAACGATGATTCAGGAGGCAATAAACTTAACTTAGGTGCTGCGATTTATGCGTAG
- a CDS encoding helicase with zinc finger protein (Plant protein 1589 of unknown function; FUNCTIONS IN: molecular_function unknown; INVOLVED IN: biological_process unknown; LOCATED IN: cellular_component unknown; EXPRESSED IN: 21 plant structures; EXPRESSED DURING: 13 growth stages; CONTAINS InterPro DOMAIN/s: Conserved hypothetical protein CHP01589, plant (InterPro:IPR006476); BEST Arabidopsis thaliana protein match is: Plant protein 1589 of unknown function (TAIR:AT3G61700.1); Has 30201 Blast hits to 17322 proteins in 780 species: Archae - 12; Bacteria - 1396; Metazoa - 17338; Fungi - 3422; Plants - 5037; Viruses - 0; Other Eukaryotes - 2996 (source: NCBI BLink).): MKNGQELQSSTQVSHESQGEQKVNLSVEAPIQDSGSVSASSNDGRKVSRQDIELVQNLIERCLQLYMSRDEVVKTLLTRARIDPGFTTLVWQKLEEENAEFFRAYYIRLKLKKQIVVFNHLLEHQYHLTKYNVHSKVPLVPMQNGIHPMASVNNMPMGYPVLQHPQMHAQGHPHLDPMSCGMSSCHVVNGVPAPANFQPMRINSGNDMVIDTTMAEPTPMIPPNSGMSDMPVSPASVASSGHFPFAASDMSGMGMDTSALDSAFTSDVGTSVGLQLGSDGGAGNSRDPLRPFDQIPWNFSLSDLTADLSNLGDLGALGNYPGSPFLPSDSEILLDSPEQEDIGKH; this comes from the exons ATGAAGAACGGACAG GAGTTGCAGTCTTCTACCCAAGTTTCACATGAGTCCCAAGGTGAACAGAAAGTTAATTTATCAGTAGAAGCTCCAATACAAGATTCTGGTTCTGTATCTGCCTCAAGTAATGACGGTAGGAAAGTGTCAAGACAAGATATTGAACTT GTCCAAAATTTGATAGAAAGATGTCTCCAGTTGTACATGAGCAGAGATGAGGTCGTAAAGACACTCTTGACCCGTGCAAGGATTGACCCTGGTTTTACAACATTAG taTGGCAAAAactggaagaagaaaacgcaGAGTTTTTCAGGGCATATTACATCAGACTGAAACTGAAGAAGCAAATAGTTGTATTCAATCATTTGCTTGAGCATCAGTATCACCTCACGAAGTATAATGTACATTCAAAAGTTCCTCTGGTCCCAATGCAGAACGGTATTCATCCTATGGCATCTG TGAACAACATGCCCATGGGATACCCAGTACTACAACATCCTCAGATGCATGCTCAAGGTCATCCCCATCTTGATCCTATGAGCTGTGGAATGTCAAGCTGCCATGTGGTTAATGGAGTCCCTGCACCTGCTAATTTCCAACCAATGAGGATCAACTCAGGGAATGA TATGGTAATAGATACAACCATGGCTGAACCAACTCCAATGATTCCACCAAATAGTGGTATGTCGGATATGCCAGTAAGTCCAGCTTCTGTGGCGTCAAGCGGACACTTTCCATTTGCTGCTTCAGACATGTCAGGGATGGGAATGGACACGTCAGCTCTTGACTCTGCTTTCACATCTGATGTCGGAACTTCAGTAGGGTTACAACTTGGATCAGATGGAGGAGCTGGAAATTCTAGAGACCCTCTCAGGCCATTTGATCAGATACCTTGGAACTTTAGTCTCTCTGACCTCACTGCAGATTTGTCAAATCTTGGAG ATTTAGGGGCTTTAGGAAACTATCCCGGTTCTCCTTTTCTGCCATCTGATTCAGAGATTTTACTTGACTCTCCCGAACAAGAGGACATAGGTAAACATTAG
- the CNGC11 gene encoding cyclic nucleotide-gated channels (cyclic nucleotide-gated channels (CNGC11); FUNCTIONS IN: ion channel activity, cyclic nucleotide binding, calmodulin binding, cation channel activity; INVOLVED IN: response to fungus; LOCATED IN: membrane; CONTAINS InterPro DOMAIN/s: Cyclic nucleotide-binding (InterPro:IPR000595), Ion transport (InterPro:IPR005821), Cyclic nucleotide-binding-like (InterPro:IPR018490), RmlC-like jelly roll fold (InterPro:IPR014710); BEST Arabidopsis thaliana protein match is: cyclic nucleotide-gated channel 12 (TAIR:AT2G46450.1); Has 2962 Blast hits to 2888 proteins in 221 species: Archae - 0; Bacteria - 24; Metazoa - 1476; Fungi - 2; Plants - 940; Viruses - 0; Other Eukaryotes - 520 (source: NCBI BLink).), whose translation MNLQRRKFVRLDSTGVDGKLKSVRGRLKKVYGKMKTLENWRKTVLLACVVALAIDPLFLFIPLIDSQRFCFTFDKTLVAVVCVIRTFIDTFYVIHIIYYLITETIAPRSQASLRGEIVVHSKATLKTRLLFHFIVDIISVLPIPQVVVLTLIPLSASLVSERILKWIILSQYVPRIIRMYPLYKEVTRAFGTVAESKRVGAALNFFLYMLHSYVCGAFWYLSSIERKSTCWRAACARTSDCNLTVTDLLCKRAGSDNIRFLNTSCPLIDPAQITNSTDFDFGMYIDALKSGVLEVKPKDFPRKFVYCFWWGLRNISALGQNLETSNSAGEIFFAIIICVSGLLLFAVLIGNVQKYLQSSTTRVDEMEEKKRDTEKWMSYREIPEYLKERIRRFEDYKWRRTKGTEEEALLRSLPKDLRLETKRYLFLKLLKKVPLLQAMDDQLLDALCARLKTVHYTEKSYIVREGEPVEDMLFIMRGNLISTTTYGGRTGFFNSVDLIAGDSCGDLLTWALYSLSSQFPISSRTVQALTEVEGFVISADDLKFVATQYRRLHSKQLQHMFRFYSLQWQTWAACFIQAAWKRHCRRKLSKALREEEGKLHNTLQNDDSGGNKLNLGAAIYA comes from the exons atgaatcttCAGAGGAGAAAATTTGTTAG GCTTGATAGTACGGGAGTTGATGGAAAATTGAAAAGTGTTAGAGGACGCTTGAAGAAGGTTTACGGGAAGATGAAAACACTCGAAAACTGGAGGAAGACCGTCTTGTTAGCTTGCGTGGTTGCTTTGGCTATTGATCCTTTGTTTCTGTTTATCCCTTTGATTGATTCTCAGAGATTTTGCTTCACTTTCGACAAGACACTTGTAGCAGTAGTTTGTGTCATTCGTACTTTTATTGACACGTTCTATGTGATTCACATCATTTATTATCTTATAACCGAGACCATTGCTCCTCGTTCTCAAGCATCTTTGAGAGGCGAGATTGTCGTGCATTCTAAGGCTACACTGAAAACACGTCTCCTCTTTCACTTCATTGTTGACATTATCTCTGTTCTCCCCATTCCTCAG GTGGTGGTTCTCACTCTCATACCACTGTCTGCGTCGCTGGTGTCAGAGAGAATACTGAAATGGATTATACTTAGTCAATATGTACCAAGAATCATTCGTATGTATCCGCTTTATAAAGAAGTGACAAGAGCCTTTGGTACGGTAGCAGAATCAAAGCGGGTCGGAGCTGCTTTAAACTTCTTCCTTTACATGCTGCACAGTTAT GTGTGTGGGGCTTTTTGGTATTTGAGTTCAATAGAAAGGAAAAGCACATGTTGGCGTGCCGCGTGTGCTAGGACATCCGACTGCAATCTCACGGTCACGGATCTGCTTTGTAAACGAGCTGGTAGTGACAACATTCGTTTTCTCAACACCTCATGCCCATTAATCGACCCTGCCCAAATCACAAACTCCACAGACTTCGACTTTGGTATGTATATTGATGCGTTGAAGTCAGGGGTCCTAGAGGTGAAACCAAAGGATTTTCCCAGGAAATTCGTCTATTGCTTTTGGTGGGGTCTCCGTAATATTAG TGCTTTGGGCCAAAACCTGGAGACAAGCAACTCTGCAGGGGAGATTTTCTTTGCTATCATCATATGTGTCTCTGGTTTACTCTTGTTTGCTGTGCTCATTGGAAACGTTCAG AAGTACTTGCAATCATCTACGACTAGAGTAGATgaaatggaagagaaaaagagagacacAGAAAAATGGATGTCCTATCGGGAGATACCAGAGTATTTGAAGGAACGCATTAGGAGATTTGAAGATTACAAATGGAGAAGAACCAAAGGCACCGAAGAGGAAGCTCTTCTTCGTAGTCTTCCAAAAGACCTCAGACTCGAAACCAAACGCTATCTTTTTCTCAAGTTGCTCAAAAAG gtgCCTTTGCTCCAAGCTATGGATGATCAGTTACTAGATGCTCTATGTGCTCGTCTCAAAACGGTTCATTATACAGAGAAGAGTTACATTGTGCGTGAAGGTGAACCAGTGGAGGATATGTTGTTTATAATGAGAGGAAATTTAATCAGCACCACTACTTATGGTGGCAGAACTGGTTTCTTCAATTCTGTTGACTTAATTGCTGGTGATTCCTGTGGAGATCTTCTCACTTGGGCATTATATTCTCTTAGTTCCCAGTTCCCTATCTCTAGTAGAACCGTTCAAGCGTTGACAGAAGTCGAAGGCTTTGTTATCTCAGCTGATGATCTCAAGTTTGTCGCTACTCAGTATCGTCGCCTCCATAGCAAGCAACTCCAACACATGTTCAG GTTTTATTCATTGCAATGGCAGACATGGGCAGCATGTTTTATACAAGCAGCATGGAAGAGACATTGTAGAAGGAAGCTCTCAAAGGCTTTacgtgaagaagaaggcaaaCTACATAACACTCTTCAGAACGATGATTCAGGAGGCAATAAACTTAACTTAGGTGCTGCGATTTATGCGTAG